Genomic segment of Pochonia chlamydosporia 170 chromosome 1, whole genome shotgun sequence:
AGCAGTGGGGATCTTTCGTCGGAATCGGCGGCCATGGTGGCGATGCTTCAGACCAGAGGCGTTCGGAGGGGCATCGCCTTGCGACAAGGAAGCCGCGGGGAAACTAGGGTAATTCTAGGTGAAGGAAAAAGGCTGGAAGGAAATTGGAAATGAAGGGGGGGGCGTTTGAAAGACGTAGAAAGAAGATGAATGAGATAAAATGACCGAGGAGAAGGTCAgagtgatgatggtgtaGGTGAGGATGTAGATGCAGGATATCCGGACGAGACGGGCAGTGTCATGGATGCACCACGTCAGGTCAAGGTCATTCCCGGCATCGCTGTGGTCAGGTCTTGGGCATGACggatgtcaactggtctcaaAACTCTAGTCTCAACAAGCAAGGCACCAGGGCCGGCCCACTCTGATTGCGCATGGATGCTGTTGATTGGCCGAATGCCCCTCAGGGACCATCTATTGGCAGTAGTGCCAATTCGATGGATGGATCATTCAtcagacattgacaatgagcACATGGGCGGGTGCTGGCCACGCGGATCCATTGATATCCCCAACCTGGCAAACAGCAGCTCCCGTACCCTACAGCATCTCGGAGAATTTGGTGTTTATGCTACGGAAGCAGTCCATCTATCAAAGTTACAAGTAGCTTAACGGCAAATTGATATATTCCTGGTGTCGCTCTAACTGCTCAAATGACTCGCTAATGCCCTGTGCAACCGAGTGTCTGGTTGCCAACAAAACTCGTAAATCCCAAAGCCTATAATGTTACAAGTCCCATACACCCAAGGCATAATTTCCAGAGAGTCCATCCTCGACATCTATATATTTAATATATTGAAACGCCGGATTGTCGGTCTCTGAAAGGGCTCAGTCACCTCTCCAAGATCCGCGAAAGAGATGCTTCATCAATGCTGCATCGGGGATGCTACCGTCATGCGTGCTATGCGAATGCGACTGCCCCATACCAAAGCCATCGATGGTCAAGACAAGAATATCCCCGTAAAGTTTAGGCTCCGTCATGAAAGACAGGTCTTTGGTGTCATTTAGGCTGGGATCATGCTCCTGCAGCAGCTCAAACACGACATCAGTCCAAGCCGCTGGTCCAGTCGAGTTCATAACTTCGAAGCTGCTGGGGTTCAACTGACCGATAGACGAATTATGTGTGCTTGCGAGGTCGTCGATAGACCGAAGCGCACGGGAAACCATGCGTGGGAATACTGGGTGGCCGGGTGCAGCAGCAATTGTCCATTGGCAAAATTGAAGCCAATGCGGGATGTCGGCCCATCCGCCTCCATCACGACGGTCAAACTCTATGCCAACAATGAGGCGAACCTTGTCACGCATATTCTTGGGAACCCATAGATCTATGGGCTTGATCGCAAGAGTATCGGTATCGGTGTACACACCACCCTCGATGGACAGAATGAGATAGCGCAAAAGATCTGACTTCATCCCCACGTTGGTGAGACTGTTGTAGGACTCAACCAAGTGAGTTTGATGAGAGTAATGGTCGCGGATGAATTTATCGGCGCCTGCTTTGCCCACCAAGGTGCTTGAGAGAAGAGATGGTTAGCACTATTCACCTTTGCTAGCATTGTGATATCATATCGGACTGGGTCACAAGACCATACACCGGCCGCTGGTATTCGCAACAAGGGCTTTGAAGGCGGCAAATAGTGTATTGAAAAATCCAGGGTACTCTAGTTATGGAAAGGGAACTCACTAGGCGTAGTCCCTGTTCAAGGCAAGCCATGACGCTGTGTCTTTCAGACTCTCAGGGTCTACGGGCTTATCCTCCTCTTGGTTCTTCTTTGGCAGTTGTATCTGCCAGATTTTTTGGGGGATCAAATGTTGAATGCCTTCAGAAGGGTTTGTGTCCGTTCCGCTATTCCGTTGGTCCTCTGTTGTTGGCCTTTGCGAATCTTTGGTGCCGTGTTGAGGACTAGGCGGCCGAATCAGCTGGACCCCTAGGCTTCCTAAACTGTCTGATCGAGAGAAGAGCCAAAGGCATATACCGAGTGCAGACAGAccgatgacgatgaaatTTCTGTACCGACGAAGACAGATACGCTGTAGTAGGTTTACTTGGAAGGAGGCGCCTTTCGGCTCAAGTGAGTGCATAGTGAGACTGCTGGATCTGTGCCATAAACCGGGCTACCAGGTTGGCTTGCGCGAGGTCGTGCTACTCGGCCAATTTCTCAGAAACCAGCAAAAGTATCAAATAAGACGAATAAGCCAAAGAAATATATGTCACACGAAGAACTGGCTCAACACAAGAACGAGCACTCTTGCTTTCAACATGGCGACACAGGGGCTGTTGCCTGAGCCAGGACTGGAGGGAACAAGAAGGGCTGGGAACAAGACACGGAGGGAAAGATATGGATTCATTTTGCCTCTTTGATGACACGGCCAGCTCCCAGCTCCCAGCTCCCAGCTCTTGGCGACTGCCCCCAAAACCGTCCTTATTTGTCTCGTTTGGCGCTCCGTGGCCCATTTCGTCAAGGTTGTTGCTCACGGCGGCCAGCAGACAGGGTTGAGTGGTCGGTAGAAATATGGGACTCTGCAGCAGACGGCACATTTGTGGGACCACAGCCAATCAATTGCTCGTCTTTTatgctgttggttgtcaGTTGTCAGTTGCATGGTCCAAGGACCTCAAGCTGCAACAGCCAAAATCTCAGACTCATATAAAGCACAGAAGTTGTCTCGTTCCATGTGCGGTTGGCCTCCTCAGAGACAAGAAGGCACCTTTCCATGTCATTTTGGCTGACCACGCTGGGTCCCCGGGCTGGTCGGCTGggttctggtctggtggttttgtcAAATGGAAACCCACCATGCGTGCCCAGTGCATGTGTGACAACAAAAACATGAGCTGGTAATGTATTAGAAAAGTGCTTCAACCAACACCGCAACAGGGGTTTGATACAGCGGTTAACACGGAGTAGACAGTCGGGATTCAGCTCAAGTCGGGGGTAAATGCCATTACCCAGGAGGATGACgagcaaagaacaaaaaaaaagggtgGCGATGATGTTACTCCTTTTCTCGTCTGTTCCCACGTCTGCTTTGCGATTTCTCAAGATTTGCTCGTTTTGTGCCTCCAAAAGTTGACTCTAGTCTGGTCTTCCCAGCAACAACCGGCTGAGATCGACTGGCTTGACCGCCGTTAAAGTCTATCATGTCGGAATACAcaattccatcaacatggacgGCACCAACATCATGCTTTGCTACCACAAATTATTATCGTGTGTTGCTCGGAGGTGGTTACTTCAGTAATGTATGGCACGCCCACGCCAGTGTTGAAGGGCAATACACCAAAGGGTTCTTGCTTCCCACCATCATACACGATAAATGCTCTGTACACTACAACAGGAGGCTGCCCTGCCGGATTTACTCGTGCTTGTGCGACAGGTGGACCCAAGAGTAATGGTCAACAAGTGAGCACGGTGACTTGCTGTCCAAGGTTTGATTTCTCCCGGCCCTTAAGGAAGTAAAGCAAGGAACTCACCATTGCAGTGTGACGAGCAACGTCTTCTCCTTCATGTGCAAGGACAACGAATACGGATGTCACGCCACAGCTACCCTTGGAGTGGTCTGGACAGGAACCCTCACAGATATCGGACTATCCCAGCCTACCGAGGAACCAATAACGCGAACGCCTTATACGGAGGAAGGACTTGAAGCTTGGGGCGTTAAGCTGCTCTACGTCAGTTAACTAACTCTATCCGAAGAGCCAATGCGTCTAACATTGTTCAACAGGTCCCAGCTACCGCAACAATTTCGTCTGTTGCGTCCACTAATACAGTACCTGATCAGCTTGCATCCACGACAAAATCAACCAGTACCCCTAGCCAGACGGGACCACCTTCGGTATCGGGCAGTTTATCTTCAGGAGCTATAGCAGGTATTGCCGTGGGTTCTGCCGCGGTAGTTGGGCTGCTGAGTTTGGGTGCTTTTCTGCTTTATCGTAAGAAACGAAAAGCGAAggaagccgtcatcaccCACCCCATTGCCCAAagagaagaacaagagaaATCCGTTCAACCCCACAGACAGAGCCGACCATATCAACTGGATGCGCCGGAAAGAAGGGACCTGGTATGGGAAATGCAGGGCTGATAGAAAGTGAGAGGTGGACTCAATTGTCGCATACCGGCGGTCACTTTGGTATTGGCGTTGTTGTCATTTTTACGACTGGATTAGcgtattttttttttttttaatctAGCGGTGTTCCTTGTATTCTCCCATAATCATCATAGTTAGAATTGCATCAACGATGTTCTCCAACTTTGCTCTTCATGTCTTCCATCTCCTGAACACAGGCACAGCTTCACTGCGCTTTCGACACAGACGAACTTGAAGGTATGACAACGCTTGACATATTTGAGAAACCCTTGTTGCTAGATAGCTAGTAGTGCGAAGTGGTCACGAAGACGGTTGAATCTGGTACCTAATATAATATATGCTGCATTCTGGGGTTTCACAGTCCacttggcttcaatgttgcaacTTTGAGTTTGGAGTTGGAATTGAACCCTGGTCAAGGTTGTCTGCCTCTGTTTGATGGACACCGGCAACTAGACCCCGGCCCAGTGCTAGAAAGCATGCCTGCCACAGTACCGGCACTGTACATGCTCAGTGGAGCTCTCCGTCAACGGCCCCAATTGATCCATGTCATGACTCTATCCCATGCCAATACACTGTCCATCTCAAAAATTCCCATCAAAATTCCCAAGACATCGCGGTGCATATTGGCCAAGATATCAATTGGATACCACTGCAATCCGCCTTATCCATAGCAATTACACCATCCACCTAACCTGTCATTGCCTCAGTCCCTCTTCTCATATATATTTCCCTATCCtccgccatttccaaaaacaCAGCTCACCATGAAACCATCAGCAATCCGAACAGCTCGCCTCGCCTTCAATGGCCTACAAAAACGAACATACTCGCAAGCCTCCGGCCCAAGGCATCTCATGTCAATTGCAGACCTGACACCCTCTGAGTTCACATCCCTCGTTCGCAATGCCGCCGCGCGCAAACAAGCCGTCAAGGCTGGCCAGACGCCGACATCGCTGAGTACCTCGCTGTCTGGCCAGACAATCGCCATGATGTTCAGTAAGAGGAGTACGAGGACGCGTGTATCTACTGAGGCAGCGGTGACGATGCTCGGTGGCCATCCTATGTTTTTGGGCAAAGATGATATCCAGCTTGGTGTATGTTCATTGTCCGCTCCGAAGCAAGTGTCTTTGCTGACCGCCCCCAGGTAAATGAGAGTCTGTACGACACTTCGGTCGTCATCTCATCCATGACGTCTTGCATGGTTGCCCGCGTGGGACCTCACTCTGACGTCGCCAATCTTGCTAAACACTCTAGCGTGCCTGTAATCAATGCCTTATCCGAAGACTTTCACCCTCTTCAAACCATTGCCGACTTTCTCACCATCCACGAGGCCTTCCCTTCGTCCAAGAACTCTGCCTCTGGATTAGGGCTCAATGGACTCAAGGTAGCGTGGGTAGGAGACTCTAACAACGTGTTATTTGACCTGGCAATCGGATGTGTAAAGATGGGCGTTGATATTGCTGTCGCGTCGCCCAATGGCTATGGTATCCCGGATAACATGAGGAAGCTTATTACCTCTTCAGCAGAGGGTGTTAACTCACCGGGTAAACTTACTGAGACCACTATTCCGGAGGAAGCCATCCAGGATGCGGATGTCTTGGTGACGGACACCTGGATTTCGATGGGTCAGGAGAGTGAGCAGCAGAAGAGGCTGAAGGCCTTTGAAGGATACCAGATTACGAATGAGTTGGCCAAGAGGGGCGGAGCCAAGGATGGCTGGAAGTTTATGCACTGCTTGCCTCGACATCCTGAGGAGGTCGCTGATGAGGTCTTCTACAGCCCTAGGTCTTTGGTTTTCCCTGAGGCCGAAAACCGACTTTGGGCTGCTGTTGGTACGTGTTCCAATGTGATGTCACCATGAAGAAATAGCTAACTTGTCTCATAGCTGCACTGGAGGGCTTTGTCGTCAACAAAGGCAAGTTGTAGAAATAGTTTACAAATGACGACAGATCGGATAGCTGGTGTTTATTTCACTTGTATCAACGGATTTCGGCGCACGAAAAGTTATATAGCGTAATTAGCCGTTTCATTTAAATGATAACAAAATATAACAACTATACACAAAGCTCCTGTTCCTTCAGACGCCAATTGGTCAGCGACCTCATAGAAAACTTCAGCCCTCAGAATAATTTAGCCAGGGGGCAGCTGGCTAGCATCGACaacctcctctgcctccttgaTGAGCGGTTCCTCAGTAGGACCTCGGAGAGGAGACCGAGGTAGGGCCATCAGACCAGTGCGAGCTGATTCGAGGATACCAAAGGGGGCGATGAGCTTGAGAAATGAGTCGATTCGGGAAGGCTTAGCAGAGCTGTGATCATCAAAGTTAGCAATCAACTCATTCGTCTTGTTATACCGTCAGCAATCAATCAACTTACAGTTCCACAATGCAGCTAATGGTGCTGATATCCAACACCTTACCGCCAAACTGGTGAGTAAAGTAGGTAATCGTCTTCAAGTGCTCATGCTTGTGGCGCAACGCCTCACTGGCGGCCAACTTGCTAGGATGGAAATCAGCAGACGTCTCCTCCAGAGACTGAGCTTGCTCAGCACCCTCGGGAGCGTGCTCGCCGTCGTATTCGCCCGCGGTAATCTCACGATGGTGAGCGAGCAGCTCCTCGAAGTACTCAGGACCCAAAATGTTGATCTTGGCTAGGAGCAGCTCACGCTGGACAAGGGCGGCATTGCTGTAATCCAGCACAGCCCAGACGGGAACAAGATCCTCCAGCTGTCGACGGGCTTGCTCGACGACACCATCCTGACCAGTCAGAACGATGGTCATGCGCGACAGGTCCTCTACTTCGGTGTTGCACACGACCAACgagtcaatgttgaagccGCGAGCTGCGAGGATACCAGACAGACGGGACAAGACACCGGGCTCGTTCTGGACCAAGCAATTGAGGATATGGCGCTTCGGGGGCGCCATGGACGGCGTAGGAGTCTCATAGAGAATGTTGGAGACGGCGGCTTGGGCAGACCATGCTGGCGGGGAGTTGGTCACGGGTAGAGGGGCAGAGCGGTTTCGAAGAGCCTTGTAGGCAATGGCGGAAGTCGAGCTGCTGTGGGATGAGTTGTACCGGACGAAGCTGAGTGTTGAGGATTTCGTTGCCCAGCGGAGGGGAGCGGTGCAAGACCGGAGGGCGGCCATCTTGATGTGTGTTCTTCAAGCAGCGGGTGGCCAATGGCTCTCCCGTACGTTGAAAATACAAGATGAAGCTCTCGAAATCGTTTCCACGTCGGAGGGAGACGGTGGAATAACGATGGACAGAGAGGACCGGGAGTTGTCTGGTGAGTCAATGGCTACCTATGGAAGACAAATGGAGGTCTAAAAACTTGGAGGGCTCCGAGAGATCGGAGGTGACTGGGGCATTGGGGGCAGTTGATTGGTGGGTGAACAGTGTGAAGAACTTGGTCGCACCCCCCACGGTCAGCTTGGTGTGTAGGTCTGGACAAGCGTGACAGCTGCAGGTGAAGACTCAGTTGTTCGCTGGGTTATGCATTGACAGTGCAATTTATTCTTGTGAAAATTTGGTGAAGATAAGAAATTCGTTGTTTATTGTACAGAACCATGCAAACAAGTGACGAATTGATGACACTCAATTCAGTAACTGGGGATTGTGCAGCGGCCCATGGTTTGACATGTGAAGTGACGCATCGCCAATTTTGCATGCCGTTGAGCCATGATGACTTGACCTGCCAAGACCTTCAAATGTTTTGCTTTGAGCAACACATAGCACGGTATGCATCTGGCTGTTATGTGCCAATTCAATCGGAGGAAAATGTAGTGGAGAGATCCAGATATTCACATACAACTACTCCGTTTACCATTGAGATCTGAATTTTGTTTCGATTTGCATGCATTTAGGTACGCGGGGGTTGCCTGTCGTCTTTACTGGTCACATTTGATCCTACCAGACAATTGTACATGTAACTTGGCGTCTGAATTCCAAATTCCAACAGCCATCCTCCAGTGGCTGTCTCAATGCCGTGGCGAAACATCGCGAAACCCCGTCTTGTGTGATCGACGCAGCTTCGTGGTGACTCGTAAGCGTCGCTGGGGTTCATAAGCCGGAAGGTGGGAATTAAGCCTCTGGCTCGGACGAACTGCTGCCGGGTTTTATACCCATGCCACCGTTGTAAATACAGCAATTCCACAAATGAATTCATCTCGAGCTTCCTTGTTGGCTGCATTGGAGGCTGGACATTGACACAGTGCCGTCGTTGCCAAGAATGTTCCGACACCGCAACAGTTGGCTGGAGCTACCCCAGGTTTAAGGGCGAGACCCTTGTGATTGTTTGGCAGTGTCCAAATCTCAAGCTGTACAGAGTTGAATGTATTTTGTCTCTGTTCTGGTAAGAGATCAGCTGCATCCTGTGCAGGAGCCCTTTGTTTTCAGACGCTTCTCAATTACCAGTCAGTACTCATTTTAAAGTTGCTTAAGTTTGAATCAGATGCTGTTCCATCTTGGAACTGTTGTTGCCAACCACCTGCAGTTGACAGGACCACGCCTGCCTAGTGGTCAAGTACTTATAGTTGAGACCTGACCCCAATTTTATGCCCCGTTTCCGCTGCATATCTTCGCCTTAGGTAAGTCAATTTGCTCCCAGTGCCCACCAGACTCGGAACCAATGGTTGGCTCCATTTGCCTGATGTCTGGTACAATTTTCTGCCGAGAGCAGCGATGGACTGATTCAAACTTCAGCCAAACCAAGGCAACCAGCTTTCTCCAAGTCGGCTTGCGACAAACTTGAACTTTCAATTATTCTTGTCGCAATTCCGTGCCGACACCAACTCGACGGGCTGCACATAACACCCCTCGCCTTTCTTCAAACACTGCACGATTCGATACAAACTTCGCGACTCCAGCTGGTAGAGAAAAGCCAGCAAtctccaccagacaccagcagcaccaagcgCAAAGCCCACAGCATTCTTCGCCTCCAAAGTCTCGCGCTGCTCTTACCCTCACCATGGAGGACTCCGAAAGACGAACCGCTAAGCGATCCCGCTTTGATCAAACAGAGCCCGAGCCAAAGAGGGCCTCTAGATTCGACCGTCGCTCGCGGTCACCACCGACCCGACGATCTGAAGGCAGAGATCGCAGTCCCCTCGCTCAGGATAGCCCATCAGACTCAAAAGGGTCGCCcgttgatgccgctgctgctgctggtatgCTCTATCCCCGTTGTTTTTCACCTTCCTATGCTTCAACTGCACCTGCGCCATGGAGATATTAAAGTCTTAGTGGGAATCCATTCAAACGTACTGATGCCTGTTtgcagctgccgccgccgctcGAATCAATGCCTCCCTACAAGCTCGAAAGGGCATTCAACATGTCGACGTGCCGCCGATTCAATCCGCTAATTCTGCAGATGGACAGTCTGGAGAAGCAAATTCGCATTCTGTGAGCAAGGAGATGTACACGGCCGACGGTGACTACATCCAGGACATTGAAGTCAACGATCTGCGAAACCGCTACTTGCTCACCAAGGGTTCCACACAGAAAATGGTAAATATGCACTTGCATTCCACTGATTCTCCAGATACACCGATTGCTGGCGCATTCCGCTTTGTTCTGGGTCGCCAATTGGCATTAGAGATATCCTGCTTACACCTGGCACGATAGCTTGCCTGCAACCCCCCGTCTTTGCTCCTACTGACTCCCGCTTGATAATAGATTTCCGACGAAACCGGAGCTGGTACGCATTGCCTCTCTTTTTAAACTTTTGTTATCTTGGATATAGGTTGACTTTTACAAGATGTAACTACTCGCGGCAGTTACTACCCTAATAAGGCTATGGCCACCGCTGCTGTAAGTCGTGACAATCCAACGACTCTCTTGCGAAACTTGAAGCGCTAATTCGTCTACGTTTAGAACCCACCGCTCTATCTTCACATTACTAGCACTAGCAAATCTGGCCTAGAAGCTGCTGTTGAGAAAATCAACGAACTCATCAAACAGGAGTTGCCGCAGTTGGTTGACGAACGACGATTCCGCCGACGAGACCAGGAACAGCAGGAACCCGATCGGGATCGTGAGCGTGAACACGGAGGACGAGTAAGCATATACATCTCCATGACCATCTTGCAATCTCGTGTGTTTCTTTTAATTCTGACTAACTCGCCCACAGCGGAAATGGCCCGAGGAAAGGATCCCCATTGACTTGGAACCGATCCCAGGGTTCAACTTGCGAGCACAAATCGTGGGCCACGGCGGCTCGTATGTGAAGCACATTCAGGGAAACCGGCTGTCGAGTGCAGATAAAGGGTCGCGGATCTGGGTATCTGGAGGGTGCCACCAACCGCGAAAGTGATGAGGACATGTACTTGCACGTTGCGTATGTCTCAAGCATATCCCACAAGGGAACAAACGAGTACAGTGCTAATCATACAACAGCGGACCTGATGCCAGCATGGTCGAAAAAGCCAAGGAGCTCTGTGAGGACCTGATTGCCAACGTTAAAGAACAGTACGAAGAATTCAAGTCCCGGCCGCCTCGATACAACGACCGAGGTGGCCACCATGGAGGCGACCGATACCGTGGAGGCAATGACCGACATCACGACCGAGGCAGCCATTCCTCTTACGGCGGATATGGTCAAGATCGATATGGCCAGGACCAGAGTGCCTCGACCAACAGTCCGGCTCATGGTACCAACAGCCCTGCAACGAATGCCGCTGACTATGCTGCTCAATATGCTCAGTATTACGGCGGAGCTGATCCGTATGCCGCATACGGTGGTTATGCCAAGTAAGCTTGCAATCctgaggttgttgaaggtACACCACGACTAATCAATGTAGTTATGTTGCTTTGTATCAACAATACTATGGAGCTCAAGCAACCCAAGGAGCCGGTGCTCCTGGTCAACCCGCAACTTCGACATCTGCATCGccgcctccacctcctccaagtGAAGCAgctccccctcctcctccaccacccagTGCtgcacctcctcctccgcctccttcgGGATCCCCCCCAGGTGGCAGTTATGGCGCAGTATGTTATTTCTGTACCTTGAAGAGAAGTCTTTAGCTAATTATGAATAGGTTCCCCCTCCACCGGGATTATAAGGCTGCAAAGCTGATACGTGGATAGTTTGATGCTGACTAGGAAGGAAGTCGCATATTTGACGTAGAGAAGCTCGTCGATAAGTAGCCCATATGGCTAGTTGGTAGTTTGTTTGACATAGTGTTACGGTGAGGGGATTGTGAAGTATCcggagaagaggaagacgtAGTTAATTGAGAGCGAGTGCAACACATATCCATTCCATCCTGACGTTACCGTGCCTCCCTTGTATGACCCGCAGTGGATGGCGGGCGACGACAATGCAAAATGATGGGGCAATCCAGGTGCTATTTCCCATTTCATACAACACAgctgtcaactggtcgaATTAATTTGCTCTCAATATTTGTTAGACATTATATCTACATAAACATCACGTCCAGTCAATGAATTAAGCTAGTGTCACTCGaatgccagcaccatcacACATGCAAATGACGTCGCCAACTACCCTATCGATAAGCAGCTCCCCGTCCcaccccaacatcaacaccacgcaacattgaagctcaaaCACGAACATAATCCTtctcaaccagacacaatgaGCCACCAGCGATACCCATCCCACGATCCCATAAAGGAGCCGCACTCTGTATCCGTCAAAGTCCTCCGGTAAACCACGCTCCTCACCCCTCCAAGCCACAACCActcacaccaccacagcTTATCACGACCGTCCCTCGTACCACAATATCCAACATCGCCGCTTCCATCCTCCCCTCCCAGCAAAGAATCCTTCCTCCCAGCCAGTCTCGCCTACAAACCGCCCTCCACAAACCCGGCGCCCTTCCTCCTCAGCCCGATTCTCAACCTCCCCGTGTCCTTTGGCTCAGCCTACGTCGGCGAAACATTCAGCTGCACCCTCTGCGCGAACAACGACCTCCCCCCGTCCCCGTCCCCACAAACCAAACAAATTCGCAATGTACGAATCGAAGCCGAAATGAAGACCCCCGGCCTAGGGGCCGCGCATAAACTCCCTCTCTCTGAAGAAGCCTCCGACCTAGCGATAGGCGAGACTCTCCAGCGCGTAGTATCATTCGACCTTAAAGAAGAGGGGAATCATGTGCTCGCCGTAACGGTGAGCTACTACGAGGCGAGTGAGACGAGCGGTCGGACCAGGACTTTCAGGAAGTTGTACCAGTTCATATGCAAGGCAAGTCTGATTGTACGTACGAAAGTAGGCTTATTGGGGGAACGGGGCGGCAGGAAGAAGTGGGTGTTGGAGGCACAGCTCGAGAATTGCAGCGAGGACGTGAT
This window contains:
- a CDS encoding ornithine carbamoyltransferase, mitochondrial precursor (similar to Aspergillus terreus NIH2624 XP_001214670.1), whose protein sequence is MKPSAIRTARLAFNGLQKRTYSQASGPRHLMSIADLTPSEFTSLVRNAAARKQAVKAGQTPTSLSTSLSGQTIAMMFSKRSTRTRVSTEAAVTMLGGHPMFLGKDDIQLGVNESLYDTSVVISSMTSCMVARVGPHSDVANLAKHSSVPVINALSEDFHPLQTIADFLTIHEAFPSSKNSASGLGLNGLKVAWVGDSNNVLFDLAIGCVKMGVDIAVASPNGYGIPDNMRKLITSSAEGVNSPGKLTETTIPEEAIQDADVLVTDTWISMGQESEQQKRLKAFEGYQITNELAKRGGAKDGWKFMHCLPRHPEEVADEVFYSPRSLVFPEAENRLWAAVAALEGFVVNKGKL
- a CDS encoding KH domain-containing protein (similar to Metarhizium acridum CQMa 102 XP_007812858.1) codes for the protein MEDSERRTAKRSRFDQTEPEPKRASRFDRRSRSPPTRRSEGRDRSPLAQDSPSDSKGSPVDAAAAAAAAAARINASLQARKGIQHVDVPPIQSANSADGQSGEANSHSVSKEMYTADGDYIQDIEVNDLRNRYLLTKGSTQKMISDETGADVTTRGSYYPNKAMATAANPPLYLHITSTSKSGLEAAVEKINELIKQELPQLVDERRFRRRDQEQQEPDRDREREHGGRRKWPEERIPIDLEPIPGFNLRAQIVGHGGSDEDMYLHVAGPDASMVEKAKELCEDLIANVKEQYEEFKSRPPRYNDRGGHHGGDRYRGGNDRHHDRGSHSSYGGYGQDRYGQDQSASTNSPAHGTNSPATNAADYAAQYAQYYGGADPYAAYGGYANYVALYQQYYGAQATQGAGAPGQPATSTSASPPPPPPSEAAPPPPPPPSAAPPPPPPSGSPPGGSYGAVPPPPGL
- a CDS encoding acetolactate synthase small subunit (similar to Cordyceps militaris CM01 XP_006674044.1), with protein sequence MAALRSCTAPLRWATKSSTLSFVRYNSSHSSSTSAIAYKALRNRSAPLPVTNSPPAWSAQAAVSNILYETPTPSMAPPKRHILNCLVQNEPGVLSRLSGILAARGFNIDSLVVCNTEVEDLSRMTIVLTGQDGVVEQARRQLEDLVPVWAVLDYSNAALVQRELLLAKINILGPEYFEELLAHHREITAGEYDGEHAPEGAEQAQSLEETSADFHPSKLAASEALRHKHEHLKTITYFTHQFGGKVLDISTISCIVELSAKPSRIDSFLKLIAPFGILESARTGLMALPRSPLRGPTEEPLIKEAEEVVDASQLPPG
- a CDS encoding glycosyltransferase family 32 (similar to Trichoderma reesei QM6a XP_006967622.1) — its product is MHSLEPKGASFQVNLLQRICLRRYRNFIVIGLSALGICLWLFSRSDSLGSLGVQLIRPPSPQHGTKDSQRPTTEDQRNSGTDTNPSEGIQHLIPQKIWQIQLPKKNQEEDKPVDPESLKDTASWLALNRDYAYTLVGKAGADKFIRDHYSHQTHLVESYNSLTNVGMKSDLLRYLILSIEGGVYTDTDTLAIKPIDLWVPKNMRDKVRLIVGIEFDRRDGGGWADIPHWLQFCQWTIAAAPGHPVFPRMVSRALRSIDDLASTHNSSIGQLNPSSFEVMNSTGPAAWTDVVFELLQEHDPSLNDTKDLSFMTEPKLYGDILVLTIDGFGMGQSHSHSTHDGSIPDAALMKHLFRGSWRGD